The DNA region GAGTATCGCCTGGCAGAGGAGGTTTGAGTGGAGATCGGCAGCCTGTTTTGCCAGGTTGAACTCGCGAAGGATGGGTGCCGGGGCGTATATCCAGCCTATCCGCATCCCCGGGGCGATGATCTTTGAGAACGAGCCCGAGATAAGCGTCTGCTCCGGGATGTAGCGTTTCACCGGCACCCGCGGCCTGCCGTCGAAGAAGAGTTCCCCGAAGGCATCGTCCTCGTAGAAGACAGTCTCACTCCCCTCAAGGATCTCCGCGACCGCCCGCCGTTTCCGGTCAGAGTACGTCGTCCCGGAAGGGTTCTGCGAGTTGGGGATACCGTAGAAGAGTCCCGGGGCGTGGTCGCGGATGACCGACTCGAACACAGCGAGATCCGGCCCGTCCTCCTCCAGGGGAACCGCGTGAAAGACCGGCTCGTAGAACGAGAAGGCCTCGATCGCGCCGAGGTAGCCTGGGCGCTCCATCCCGACGGCATCCCCCGGGTCGATGAAGATCTTTGCGGCCAGGTCAAGAGACTGCTGCGAACCGTTCACGATCTGGATCTCGTCCGCGGTTGCCGGGAGGCCGAGCCTTCTCCGGTAGCGATCGGCGATGAACTCCCGGAGGGGGAGGTAACCGTCCGTCGTGCTGTACTGAAGCGCCGTCCGCCCCTCTTCGGCAAAGACCTGACGGGCAGCCTCCGCGATCCC from Methanoculleus receptaculi includes:
- a CDS encoding aminotransferase-like domain-containing protein, coding for MNYRFAGRMKRVPESFLGELFRVSAVPGVISFAGGLPASDCIDVDGIAEAARQVFAEEGRTALQYSTTDGYLPLREFIADRYRRRLGLPATADEIQIVNGSQQSLDLAAKIFIDPGDAVGMERPGYLGAIEAFSFYEPVFHAVPLEEDGPDLAVFESVIRDHAPGLFYGIPNSQNPSGTTYSDRKRRAVAEILEGSETVFYEDDAFGELFFDGRPRVPVKRYIPEQTLISGSFSKIIAPGMRIGWIYAPAPILREFNLAKQAADLHSNLLCQAILNRYLRTHDLDGHVRRVAAVYGEHCRLMCDLLDDLMPAGMTHTRPEGGIFLTAALPRGVSSMEVFHDGVREGVAVLPGVPFYVDGGGKETIRLNFSAVGAEEIVEGMHRLARVMHRLV